The following are encoded together in the Acidimicrobiales bacterium genome:
- a CDS encoding glycosyltransferase encodes MDLYGVLITYQRPDALEYSLQQIHTQSPRQLKKLVVVDNERSQVTHDLVSDFSDRGLAVDYLPARDNIGPAGGRALGAQHLLTEASDDDWVVFFDDRRALPRPSTLSELGDFADQMLAHDPATAGVGLAGARVDLRRVRVRMPAAHELTGPVRVDTLYSNRFPTFRVAVIRRHGSDDPRFFWGWEDTEYCLRLGELGHALYMHGALWSELREKMSTPGFQHVRIRVEEPESRRYYSLRNLIRILIERGHYLAAFRVALISGLVKPLVNIPIAPRHAVRNLKLNVSALRDGLTGRMGCTMPMEARRLPLRTFEVN; translated from the coding sequence GTGGATCTCTACGGCGTACTGATCACCTATCAGAGGCCCGATGCGTTGGAATACTCACTCCAGCAGATCCACACCCAGAGCCCCCGACAGCTCAAGAAGCTCGTGGTTGTTGACAACGAGCGGTCTCAGGTCACTCACGACCTCGTTTCTGACTTCAGCGACCGCGGGCTTGCAGTCGATTACCTCCCCGCTCGGGACAATATTGGACCAGCCGGGGGCCGAGCGCTCGGGGCCCAGCATCTGCTGACTGAGGCCTCAGACGATGATTGGGTCGTGTTCTTCGACGATCGAAGAGCGCTTCCGAGACCCTCAACCCTGAGCGAACTCGGCGACTTTGCCGATCAAATGCTGGCCCACGATCCCGCTACCGCGGGCGTGGGCCTTGCGGGAGCCCGCGTCGACCTGCGGCGCGTCCGAGTGCGGATGCCGGCTGCGCATGAGCTCACAGGCCCAGTGAGGGTCGACACCCTATACAGCAATCGTTTTCCCACTTTCCGCGTGGCGGTGATCCGCCGACACGGAAGTGACGACCCCAGATTTTTCTGGGGATGGGAAGACACCGAATATTGCCTCCGTCTTGGTGAGCTCGGGCATGCTCTTTACATGCACGGGGCGCTTTGGAGCGAACTCCGAGAGAAGATGTCTACGCCGGGATTTCAGCACGTACGGATCCGGGTAGAGGAGCCTGAGTCGCGGCGTTATTACTCGCTCCGGAACCTGATCCGTATCCTCATTGAGCGTGGGCACTACTTGGCAGCCTTTCGGGTCGCGCTCATCTCCGGACTCGTCAAGCCGTTAGTCAATATCCCGATAGCACCGCGCCATGCTGTAAGAAACCTTAAGCTCAATGTAAGCGCCTTACGTGACGGCTTGACCGGCAGGATGGGTTGTACGATGCCTATGGAAGCCCGTCGTCTGCCGCTTCGGACCTTCGAGGTAAATTGA
- a CDS encoding sulfotransferase domain-containing protein: MLPNFLLIGAMKAGTDSLWEYLRAHPQVFMSVPKEIDFFVKELNWPRGIEWYESHFARTGAAQVIGEASTSYSKWPVHQGVPERIASVVPDVRIVYLVRHPIDRIHSQYLHQRLLGLERRSLSGAVLSDPSYLNFSRYGLQLRQYLDYFDRSQILVLKSEDLRHDRRATAECMANFLHIDNSWPHEVLNQEFHSTSEKRVLRHGFTIAQKIPGHDAIARRVPDRIKDKTLPLRTRGVNPSHFVMTDDICQRLAERLAEDALELRELLGASFEYWDIT, encoded by the coding sequence ATGTTGCCGAACTTTCTGCTGATCGGCGCCATGAAGGCAGGCACGGACAGCCTCTGGGAGTACCTGCGCGCCCATCCCCAGGTCTTCATGTCGGTTCCGAAGGAGATTGACTTCTTCGTCAAGGAGCTCAATTGGCCTAGAGGTATTGAGTGGTACGAAAGTCACTTCGCTCGGACGGGGGCCGCGCAGGTGATCGGCGAGGCATCTACGAGCTATTCCAAATGGCCCGTTCACCAAGGTGTGCCTGAGCGTATTGCCTCTGTGGTCCCGGACGTCCGCATCGTGTACCTCGTGAGACACCCAATTGATCGAATCCACTCACAGTACCTGCATCAGCGACTTCTGGGCCTCGAACGTCGCTCCCTCAGCGGAGCTGTGCTCTCTGATCCTTCCTATCTGAACTTCAGTCGGTATGGCTTGCAACTGCGGCAATACCTCGACTACTTCGATCGTTCACAAATCCTCGTATTGAAATCTGAAGATCTCCGCCACGATCGCCGAGCTACCGCGGAGTGCATGGCCAATTTTCTACATATTGACAATTCGTGGCCACATGAGGTGCTCAATCAGGAATTCCACTCCACGAGCGAGAAACGGGTCTTACGACACGGCTTCACCATCGCGCAGAAGATCCCGGGCCACGATGCTATCGCCCGTCGAGTCCCAGATCGGATCAAAGACAAGACGCTCCCGCTGCGAACACGTGGAGTCAATCCATCACACTTCGTAATGACTGATGACATATGCCAGCGACTGGCTGAGAGACTCGCCGAGGACGCGCTTGAGCTGCGTGAGCTCCTTGGCGCATCCTTCGAATATTGGGATATCACGTGA